Within the Comamonadaceae bacterium OTU4NAUVB1 genome, the region CCAGCTGCGCCAGGCGGTCGAGGCGCTGACGCCGGTGCTGCGCCCGCGCGTGCTGCTGCAGACGGCGCTGCCGCGCCAGGCGCTGCTGGCCACCCACCGCCAGCGCGTGGCCGACGGCCAGCCCTCGATCATCTTCGGCATGCAGTCCTTCGGCGAGGGGCTCGACCTGCCGGGGCGGCTGTGCGAGTCGGTCTTCATCGCCAAGCTGCCCTTCGCGCCGCCGGACGACCCGGTGGGCGAGGCGCGCGCCGAATGGCTGCGCGCCGTCGGGCGCGATCCGTTCGCCGAGCTGGTCGTGCCCGCCACCGCGATCCGCCTGGCGCAGTGGGCCGGCCGCGCGATCCGCAGCGAGGACGACCGCGCGAGCGTCTACTGCTACGACCGGCGCCTGGTGCGCACGGCCTACGGCCAGCGGCTGCTCGCGGGCCTGCCGCCGTTCGCGCGCACGACCGTGGCGGCCACGCGCTCGCCGGACGCGGCGCCGAGCGAGACCGCCGCCTGAGGCCGGACCGCCGGCGGCCCGGCCGTGCGCGGCGGCGCGCCGCGGCCTGACGCACGCTCAGGGCGGCGGCGCGAGGCGTTCGCGCACGAACTCGGCGAACACGTGCGCCACGACCGGCAGCTGGCGCGCGCGCAGGCTCGCCAGCACCAGTTCGCCGCGCGGGAAGCCGCGGTCGTCGATGTCGCGCGCCACGATGTCACGGTCGGTCGCGTCGACGCCGATCGACATCTGGAACGAGATCGACCGGCGGTCGTCCAGGCAGCCGCGCAGGAACTCGAAGCTGTTGCTCTCCACCATCGCGTACATCCGCATCGAGCTGCGCGCGAGGAAGCGCTCGATCAGCTGGCGCCCGCCGGTGTCGCGGTTGGGCAGGATCACCGGGTGCTCGGCGCAGTCGCGCAGGCGCAGGGCCGCCGTGCCGCCCTGGGCGAGCGGATGGTCGGCGTGCATGATCGCCATGAGCTTCTGCTCGACCACGCAGCTGCGCTCGATGTCGGCCTCCGGCGCGAGGTTGAACACCAGCGCCAGGTCGGTCTCGAAGCCGCGCAGCGCGGCGGCGGCCTGCACGTGGTCGCCGATGCGCACGTCGAAGGCCACCAGCGGATGCGTCCGGCGGAACTCCCGGATCACCTCGGGCAGGAAGCGCGGCGCCAGCGCCTGGCTGGCCACCACCTGCACCTTGCCGCGGCGCAGGCCCTGCAGCTCCTCGATCTCCGAGCGCACGCGCGCCAGGTCGGCGGCGCGGCCCCGGATGTAGCGCACGAACAGCTCGCCCGCCGCCGTCAGGCGCATGCCGCGCGGCAGGCGCTCGAAGATCGGCGTGCCGAGCTCGTCCTCGATGTCCTGGATGCGGCGGTTCACGGCCGAGGGCGCCACGTGCAGGCGTTCGGCGGCCTGGCGGATCGAGCCGACGCGAGCCACTTCGTCGACGTAGCGCAGCAGGCGCAGATGGTTCATGGCGTGCGGTCTCGCAACGATCGTGCCGCCGTGGCGGCATGCGCGGAGTGTTGCCCTTTCGGCAACGCAGCCAGCGCGATAAGGCGTCCGAAGCGGAGCGCTCCTGGCATGGCGGGTGCGTGCGTGCCAGGCATGAACGCGCCGACCTGTCCCGTCCGCCCCAAAACGATGCCCGAGGCACCCGATCGTGCGGCGTCCTTCGGCCCGGCCGCGCACAACGCCTGGCACCTGAAGGACGGCCGCGTCAGCTTCGTGCGCCGGCCGGTCGCGCCCCGGCCGCTGCGGCTGGACGACGCGACGCCGCAGCCCGTGGAGATCGACCTGGCGCGCAGCGTGCTGGTGGTGGTGGACATGCAGAACGACTTCTGCCACCCGGAGGGCTGGTTCGCGCAGAAGGGCCTGGGCATCCGCGCCGCGCGCCGGCCGATCGCGCCGCTGCGGCGGCTGCTGCCGGCCTGGCGCGGCGCCGGCGGCGCGGTGGTGTGGCTCAACTGGGGCATCCGCGCCGACCGGGCCAACCTCGCGCCGACGGTGCATTTCAAGGGCAAGCGCACGGCCGACGGCGTGGGCTACGCCGAGGTCTCGCCGATCGACCGCGGCCCCTCGCTGGTGCAGGGGTCGTGGGGCGCCCGGGTCGTCGACGAACTGCCGGTGGCACCGGAGGACCTCACGGTGCACAAGCACCGCCTGAGCGGCTTCTGGGACAACGAACTGGACACCCTGCTGCGCCAGCGCGGCGTCACCACGCTGCTGTTCGCCGGCATCAACACCGACCGCTGCGTCTTCTCGACGCTGCAGGACGCCAACTTCCTCGGCTACGACTGCGTGCTGCTCAAGGACGCGTGCAGCACGCCGTCGCCGGCCTACGTCAGCCGGGGCGTGCTCTACATCGTCGAGCTGCTGCACGGCTTCGTCGCCAGCACGGCGGCGCTGCTGGGCGCGCTGCCGCCTTGCGCCCCGTCGCCCGCGCCTTCCCGTTCCTCCCGTTCCTCCCGTTCCTCCAACCCCCAGGAGTCCTGACCCATGAGATCGCTTTCCTTCCGCCTGCTGTCCGCCTGCGGCCTCGCGCTGGGGCTGGCGCTGGCCACCGTGCCCGCCGCCGCGCAGGTGCCGATCAAGCTCGTGCTCAACTGGAAGTACGAGGGCCCGCAGGCCTGGTTCTTCCTGGCCCAGGACAAGGGCTACTTCAAGGAGGAGGGCCTCGACGTCACGATCGACCAGGGCGAGGGCTCGGCCGCGTCCATCCCCAAGGTCGCCGCGGGCGCCTATCAGGCCGGCTTCGGCGACCTCAACGCGCTGGTGGACCTGGCGGCGCGGCGGCCGGCCGATGCGCCGGTGGCGGTCTACATGCTCTACAACACGCCGCCGTTCGCGGTGGTGGTCAAGAGCGACAGCCCGATCAGGACGCCCAAGGACCTCGAGGGCAAGACCATCGGCGGCCCCGCCAACGACGGCGCGCTCAAGCTGTTCCCGGCCTTCGCCAAGATCGCGCGGATCGACGCCGCCAAGGTGACCGTCACCAACATGGCGCCCAACCTGCGCGAGCAGATGCTCGCGCGCGGGCAGATCGACGCCGGCTTCGGCTACGTCACGACCGTCAGCTTCAGCGCCCGGGGCATGGGCCTGGACCCGGCGAAGGACCTGCGCTTCATCCGCTACGGCGACCACGGCATGGACCTGTATTCCAACACCGTGTTCTTCTCGAAGGCCTTCGTGAAGGAGAACCCGAAGGCCGTCGCGGGCTTCGTCAGGGCGCTCAACCGCGCGGTCAAGGAGGTCATCGCCAACCCCGAGGCCGGCGTCGACTTCGCCATCCGGCGCGAGCCGCTGCTCAAGCGCGACGTCGAGCGCGACAAGCTCCTCGCCACGCTCAAAAACGACATGAGCCATCCCGAGATCGCGCGCATCGGCCTGGGCGACGTCGACGACGAGCGCCTGCGCAAGGACATCGCCATCGTGGTCGAGGCCAACGCGCTGCCGCGCACCCCCGAGGCCGGCGAGGTCTTCGACCGCAGCTTCCTGCCCGCGCGCGCCGAGCGCCCCGCCCGGACTTCCAACTGACCCCACCCCCCCCACCGGAGACGACAACGATCATGGACCTGCAACTCAAGGACAAGGTGACGCTCATCACCGGCCCGGCCAAGGGCATGGGCGCCGCCATCACGCTGGCCTTCGCCCGCGAGGGCGCCAGGCTGGTGCTCGCCGGGCGCGACACCGCCGCCATCGAGCCCGTGGCCGCGCAGGCGCGCGCGCTGGGCGTGGAAGCGGTCGTGGTGCCCTGCGACCTGACCGCGCCGGCGCAGACCGAGGCGCTGGCCGCCCGCGCGCTGGCGGCCTTCGGGCGCATCGACGTGCTGGTCAACGTGGCCGGCGGGTCCGGCCCGATCGGCAAGACCGGCTGGGAGACCACGGCCGAGGAATTCAACGAGATCGTGCAGCTCAACATGACCGGCTGCTTCAACACCATCCACGCGGTGCTGCCCTCGATGATCGAGCGGCGCAGCGGCAAGATCGTCAACGTGGGCGGCACCTTCGGCCTGCGCGGGCGCGCCGGGCGCATGGCGTACTCGGCCTCCAAGTGGGGCCTGCGCGGCATCACCAAGAGCTTCGCGCTGGAGGCCGGCCCGTACAACGTCAACGTCAACAACGTCGCCCCCGGCATGGTCGACGGCCCGCGCTTTCGCGAGAAGGTCTGCGCCGACATGGCCAGGAAGCTGGGCATCACGCTGGAGGAGGCGATGACGCGCCACGCCGCCGACTACGCGCTCAAGCGCGTCTCCACCGACGCCGACATCGCCCACGCCTGCCTGTTCATGGCCAGCGAGGTGTCCCGCCAGATCACCGGCGTCGACCTGCCCGTCGACGGCGGCTGGGCCGCCCTCTGAACCCCCATCGAGAAGGAACCCTTTCCATGACCAAGGAAGTCGACCTCGTCATCCGCGGCGCCCAGGTGGTGTCGCCGGACCGGATCATCGAGGCATCGGTCGCCATCGCCGGCGAGCACATCGTCGCCGTCGGCCACGACGACACCATGCCTCCCGCGCGCGCGGAGATGCGCGCCGACGGCCTGCACCTGCTGCCCGGGGCCATCGACAGCCACGTGCATTTCCGCGACCCGGGCTACCCCAACAAGGAGACCTGGCGCACCGGCTCGGCCGGCGCCGCGCTGGGCGGCGTGACCACCGTCTTCGAGATGCCCAACACCAACCCTCCCACCGGCACGGTCGAGGCCCTGCGCATCAAGCTCAAGGCGGCCGAGTCGTCGTACTGCGACTTCGGCATCCACGGGCTGCTGGGCGACGAGAGCATCGACAAGCTGGAGGAACTGCTCGAGGCCGGCGTGACCAGCTTCAAGGCCTTCGTCGGCAACACCTTCGGCAACCTGCCCGCGCCCACCGACGGCGCGCTGCTCGAGGGCTTCGAGATCCTGGCGCCGCTGGGCATCCGCACCGTGGTGCACGCGGAGAACTCCTCGATCCTGCTGCGCCGCCAGCGCCAGCTGCAGGACGCCGGGCGCATCGACGCCATGGCGCACCTGGCCGCGCGCCCGGCCGTGGCCGAGATCGAGGCCATCAACCGCGTGCTCACGCTGGCCGAATGGACCGGCGCGCGGGTGCACATCGCCCACCACAGCGCGGCCGATTCGCTGTTCCTGCTGCGCGAGTTCAAGCGCCGGGGCGTCGACGTCACGGCCGAGACCTGCCCCCAGTACCTGCTGCTCAACACCGACCACATGCTCAAGCTCGGCGGCGTGATGCGGGTCAACCCGCCGATCCGCGAGGCGCGCCACAACCAGCCGCTGTGGGACGCGCTGATGGACGGCACGCTCGACATGATCGCCACCGACCACGCCCCGCACACGCCCGAGGAGAAGACGCGCGAGAGCATCTGGGCCTGCGACTGCGGCTTCCCCGGCGTCGAGACCCAGATGCCGCTGATGCTCACCGAGGTCAACCGCGGGCGCGCCTCGCTGATGGACTACGTCCGCTGGAGCGCGGTGGCGCCGGCCAAGGCCTGGGGCCTGTACGGCACCAAGGGCGTGATCGCGCCCGGCGCGCACGCCGACATCGCCTTCGTCGACATGGCCCGCAGCGGCATCCTGGCGCAGAACAAGCTGCAGAGCACGGCCAAGATCTCGCCCTGGAACGGCCGCGCGGTGCAGGGCTATCCACTGCACACGCTGCTGCGCGGGCGCTTCGTGATGCGCGACGGCCGGCTGGTGGAGGACGCCGTGGGCTGGGGCCGCTCGGTCAAGGGCATCCAGCGGATGCCCACGGCCCGGCCGCGCAACACCGAGCACTACGCGAGCGCCATCCGCACCGCGCCCGCGGGCATCCCGCCCGACGCCCGGCCGCTGGTGGACGCGCTGTGAGCGCCGCCGCGACCACGGCGCCTGCCGCGACCCACGGCGCGGCGCAGCGGGTCGACGTCTTCCGCGTGCCCTGCGGCGGCCCGGGCGACCTCTCGGGCGTGCAGGCACTGATCGATGCCGGGCGGCTCGATCCGGCGACCGTCGTCGCCGTGATGGGCAAGACCGAGGGCAACGGCTGCGTCAACGACCACACGCGCGACTTCGCCGCCACCGCCTGGTGCCATTTCCTCGCGCCGCACCTGGGCTGCACGGCCACGCAGGTGCACGAGCGCGTCGCGCTGGTGATGTCCGGCGGCACCGAAGGCGTGCTGTCGCCGCATTTCACGGTGTTCGCGCGCTCGCGCCTCGCGCCCGGCGACGCCGCCGCCGCGCACGGCGGCAAGCGGCTGGTGATCGGCACGGCGCAGACGCGCGACTTCCGCCCCGAGGAGATGGGCCGCATGGCGCAGGTCGAGGCGACCGCCGAGGCGGTGCGCGCGGCGATGCGCGACGCCGGCATCGACGACGCGGCCGACGTCCACTTCGTGCAGGTCAAGTGCCCGCTGCTGACCTCGGCCAAGGTGCTCGAGGCGCGGCGGCGCGGCGCGGCCACCGTCACCGACGACACCTACGCGTCGATGGGCTGGTCGCGCGGCGCCTCGGCGCTGGGCGTCGGGATCGCGCTCGGCGAGATCGCCGCGCTCGACGACGCGGCGATCCTCGGCGGCGACGCCGCGCTGTATTCGGCCCGCGCCTCGGCCTCGGCCGGCATCGAGCTGGAGGGCAACGTCGTCATCGTGCTGGGCGAGGCGGCGGGCAGCGCGTCGGCCTTCCGCATCGCCCACACGGTGATGCGCGACGCGGTCGACGCGACCAGCGTGCGCCGCCTGCTGCGCGAGGCCTTCGGGCTCGACCCCGAGCGCGACGCCGAGGCCGTCGCCGCGCGGCTGGTGAACCTGCTGGCCAAGGCCGAGGCCGCCCCGGACGGCCTGGTGCGCGGCGCGCGCCACACCATGCTCAACGACTCCGACATCAACGCCACCCGCCACGCCCGCGCGGCGGTGGGCGGCGTGCTGGCCTCGGTGGTCGGCCACACCGCGCTGTACGTGTCCGGAGGTGCCGAGCACCAGGGCCCGCCCGGCGGCGGCCCGGTCGCCGCGATCCTCGCCATCCCTTCCTGAAAGGCCCCGCCATGAGCCCCGACTTCATCCGGCTGTCCGACGTGATGCTGCGCTACGGCGCGGGCACCGTCGCGCTCGACCACACGACACTGGGCATCGCCGAGGGCGACTTCGTCGCGCTGGTGGGGCCCAGCGGCTGCGGCAAGTCGACCATCCTGAAGCTGGTCGCGGGGCTGCTGCGGCCCAGCGCCGGCGTGGTGATCGCCGGCGGGCGCGAGGTCGGCGCGGTGGGCACCCGGCCGGCGGCCGGCGCGCACGCCTCGGCGTCGCCGCGCCTGCGCATCGGCCTGGCGTTCCAGAACCCGACCATGCTGCCGTGGCTGACGATCCGCGACAACGTGATGATCCCACTGAAGATCGTCGAGCCGTTCCGCCAGGACTTCCGGCGCAAGCGGCGCGGCGAGTACACCGACCGCGTGGAGGCCCTGCTCGCGCAGGTCGGGCTCAAGGGGTTCGGCGAGAAGCGGCCCTGGCAGCTCTCCGGCGGCATGCTGCAGCGCGCCTCGCTGTGCCGGGCGCTGATCCACGAGCCCGAGCTGCTGCTGCTCGACGAGCCCTTCGGCGCGCTCGACCAGTTCACGCGCGAGGAGCTGTGGGACATCATGCAGAAGCTCTGGATGGACCGCCGCCCGACGGTGCTGCTGGTGACGCACGACCTGCGCGAGTCGGCCTACCTGGCCAACCGCATCTGCGTGATGAGTTCGCGCCCCGGCCGCATCCTGGAGACGCGCGACGTCGATTTCGCGCGCCCGCGCACGCTCGAGGGCAGCTACGCGCCCGAATTCGCCGCCCTGGTGCAGCAGCTGCGCATGCGCATCGCCGACGCGCGCCGCGACGGCGACGCGACACCGCCGGCGGCGGCCCCGGCCGCGATGCCCCGGACCGGCGGGGTGACGGCATGACGCTGCGCTCGCCCCTGGCCCGCCAGCGCCTGCTGTCGGTGGCCGCCTTCCTCGGCTTCTTCGCGCTGTGGGAGCTGGCGTGCATCGCCCTGGGCGTGTCGGACCTGGTCCTGCCGCGCCCGAGCCAGATCGCCGCCGTGCTGATCGAGAAGATGCCCCTGCTGTGGCCGCACGCCGTGCAGACGCTCTACACCACCTTCGTCGGCTTCGCCCTGGGCGTGCTCGCGGGCATCGTGGTGGGGGTGGGCATCGGCTCTTCGAAGCTCGCCTACGACGTCACCTACCCGCTGCTGGTGGGCTTCTCCAGCATTCCCAAGGTGGCGGTGGTGCCGCTGTTCGTGGTGTGGTTCGGCGCCGGCACGGTGCCGGCCATCCTGACGTCGATGGTCATCAGCATCTTTCCGGTGGTGGTCAACGTCGCCACCGGCCTGGCGAGCACCGAGCCGGAGCTGGAGGACGTGCTGCGCGTGCTCGGCGCGCGCCGGCGCGACATCCTCTGGAACGTCGGGCTGCCGCGCGCCATGCCCTACCTGTTCGCCTCGCTGAAGATCGCCATCACGCTGTCCTTCGTCGGCACGGTGCTGGCCGAGACCGTCGCCTCCAACAAGGGCATCGGC harbors:
- a CDS encoding LysR family transcriptional regulator; its protein translation is MNHLRLLRYVDEVARVGSIRQAAERLHVAPSAVNRRIQDIEDELGTPIFERLPRGMRLTAAGELFVRYIRGRAADLARVRSEIEELQGLRRGKVQVVASQALAPRFLPEVIREFRRTHPLVAFDVRIGDHVQAAAALRGFETDLALVFNLAPEADIERSCVVEQKLMAIMHADHPLAQGGTAALRLRDCAEHPVILPNRDTGGRQLIERFLARSSMRMYAMVESNSFEFLRGCLDDRRSISFQMSIGVDATDRDIVARDIDDRGFPRGELVLASLRARQLPVVAHVFAEFVRERLAPPP
- a CDS encoding ABC transporter ATP-binding protein, whose translation is MSPDFIRLSDVMLRYGAGTVALDHTTLGIAEGDFVALVGPSGCGKSTILKLVAGLLRPSAGVVIAGGREVGAVGTRPAAGAHASASPRLRIGLAFQNPTMLPWLTIRDNVMIPLKIVEPFRQDFRRKRRGEYTDRVEALLAQVGLKGFGEKRPWQLSGGMLQRASLCRALIHEPELLLLDEPFGALDQFTREELWDIMQKLWMDRRPTVLLVTHDLRESAYLANRICVMSSRPGRILETRDVDFARPRTLEGSYAPEFAALVQQLRMRIADARRDGDATPPAAAPAAMPRTGGVTA
- a CDS encoding ABC transporter permease, whose product is MTLRSPLARQRLLSVAAFLGFFALWELACIALGVSDLVLPRPSQIAAVLIEKMPLLWPHAVQTLYTTFVGFALGVLAGIVVGVGIGSSKLAYDVTYPLLVGFSSIPKVAVVPLFVVWFGAGTVPAILTSMVISIFPVVVNVATGLASTEPELEDVLRVLGARRRDILWNVGLPRAMPYLFASLKIAITLSFVGTVLAETVASNKGIGTVMMIASGNFDVPMVFAGLFLLAAMGVALYALSSLVEQRVTGWSQRKTDLAMG
- the pyrC gene encoding dihydroorotase, giving the protein MTKEVDLVIRGAQVVSPDRIIEASVAIAGEHIVAVGHDDTMPPARAEMRADGLHLLPGAIDSHVHFRDPGYPNKETWRTGSAGAALGGVTTVFEMPNTNPPTGTVEALRIKLKAAESSYCDFGIHGLLGDESIDKLEELLEAGVTSFKAFVGNTFGNLPAPTDGALLEGFEILAPLGIRTVVHAENSSILLRRQRQLQDAGRIDAMAHLAARPAVAEIEAINRVLTLAEWTGARVHIAHHSAADSLFLLREFKRRGVDVTAETCPQYLLLNTDHMLKLGGVMRVNPPIREARHNQPLWDALMDGTLDMIATDHAPHTPEEKTRESIWACDCGFPGVETQMPLMLTEVNRGRASLMDYVRWSAVAPAKAWGLYGTKGVIAPGAHADIAFVDMARSGILAQNKLQSTAKISPWNGRAVQGYPLHTLLRGRFVMRDGRLVEDAVGWGRSVKGIQRMPTARPRNTEHYASAIRTAPAGIPPDARPLVDAL
- a CDS encoding SDR family oxidoreductase, with translation MDLQLKDKVTLITGPAKGMGAAITLAFAREGARLVLAGRDTAAIEPVAAQARALGVEAVVVPCDLTAPAQTEALAARALAAFGRIDVLVNVAGGSGPIGKTGWETTAEEFNEIVQLNMTGCFNTIHAVLPSMIERRSGKIVNVGGTFGLRGRAGRMAYSASKWGLRGITKSFALEAGPYNVNVNNVAPGMVDGPRFREKVCADMARKLGITLEEAMTRHAADYALKRVSTDADIAHACLFMASEVSRQITGVDLPVDGGWAAL
- a CDS encoding ring-opening amidohydrolase gives rise to the protein MSAAATTAPAATHGAAQRVDVFRVPCGGPGDLSGVQALIDAGRLDPATVVAVMGKTEGNGCVNDHTRDFAATAWCHFLAPHLGCTATQVHERVALVMSGGTEGVLSPHFTVFARSRLAPGDAAAAHGGKRLVIGTAQTRDFRPEEMGRMAQVEATAEAVRAAMRDAGIDDAADVHFVQVKCPLLTSAKVLEARRRGAATVTDDTYASMGWSRGASALGVGIALGEIAALDDAAILGGDAALYSARASASAGIELEGNVVIVLGEAAGSASAFRIAHTVMRDAVDATSVRRLLREAFGLDPERDAEAVAARLVNLLAKAEAAPDGLVRGARHTMLNDSDINATRHARAAVGGVLASVVGHTALYVSGGAEHQGPPGGGPVAAILAIPS
- a CDS encoding cysteine hydrolase, with product MPEAPDRAASFGPAAHNAWHLKDGRVSFVRRPVAPRPLRLDDATPQPVEIDLARSVLVVVDMQNDFCHPEGWFAQKGLGIRAARRPIAPLRRLLPAWRGAGGAVVWLNWGIRADRANLAPTVHFKGKRTADGVGYAEVSPIDRGPSLVQGSWGARVVDELPVAPEDLTVHKHRLSGFWDNELDTLLRQRGVTTLLFAGINTDRCVFSTLQDANFLGYDCVLLKDACSTPSPAYVSRGVLYIVELLHGFVASTAALLGALPPCAPSPAPSRSSRSSRSSNPQES
- a CDS encoding ABC transporter substrate-binding protein; this translates as MRSLSFRLLSACGLALGLALATVPAAAQVPIKLVLNWKYEGPQAWFFLAQDKGYFKEEGLDVTIDQGEGSAASIPKVAAGAYQAGFGDLNALVDLAARRPADAPVAVYMLYNTPPFAVVVKSDSPIRTPKDLEGKTIGGPANDGALKLFPAFAKIARIDAAKVTVTNMAPNLREQMLARGQIDAGFGYVTTVSFSARGMGLDPAKDLRFIRYGDHGMDLYSNTVFFSKAFVKENPKAVAGFVRALNRAVKEVIANPEAGVDFAIRREPLLKRDVERDKLLATLKNDMSHPEIARIGLGDVDDERLRKDIAIVVEANALPRTPEAGEVFDRSFLPARAERPARTSN